Proteins encoded together in one Solanum lycopersicum chromosome 7, SLM_r2.1 window:
- the LOC138337476 gene encoding uncharacterized protein, which yields MPSNEEKVRKGNDKLVESSGEAEDSTGKDAKTPIKVIPMPRPPPPFPQRLVKKTENEDLEQMPGYVKFMKDLVTKKRLVTCEDDRMQHCSAIATRSLVQKKKNQGAFTIACTVGSLCFAKALCDLEAIINLMPISIYMKLSLGNPKPTAMRLVMADRTLKRPIRILHDVLVRVESFIFPVDFVILDCDANFEVPIILGRSFLAAGRALVYMEKGAD from the exons atgccgtctaatgaggaaaaggtgagaaagggTAATGATAAGTTGGTAGAgagtagtggtgaagcagaagatagcactggaaaagatgcgaAAACacctataaaggtaattcccatgcctagaccaccacctccctttcctcaaagattagtgaaaaagaccgagaacg aagatctagaacaaatgcccggttatgtcaagtttatgaaagatctggttacaaagaaaagattggtcACTTGCGaggatgatagaatgcaacattgtagtgctattgctacaagatcactcgtacaaaagaaaaaaaatcaaggtgCCTTCACTATtgcttgtacagtcgggtcattatgttttgcgaaagcattatgtgatctagaGGCaatcataaatctcatgcccatCTCGATTTACATGAAGTTGAGTTTGGGtaacccaaagcccactgcaatGCGACTAgtgatggccgatcgaacacTGAAAAGGCCTATaaggatactccacgatgtgctagtaaggGTGGAGTCCTTCATATTTCCAGTAGATTTTGTTATCCTTGATTGTGATGccaattttgaagtgcctattattcttgggaggtcattccttgctgcgggtagagccttagtgtATATGGAAAAGGGGGCAGattaa